A section of the Cutibacterium granulosum genome encodes:
- the purN gene encoding phosphoribosylglycinamide formyltransferase yields MTLRVVVLISGSGTLLQALIDSCHHRDVEIVAVGSEMPDAYGLQRAREAGVDVFVEPLAKGDDRAAWDRRLTDDVARYEPDLVVCAGFMKLLGPTFLDAFGGRTINSHPALLPSFPGIHGPRDALNYGVKITGTTIFMVDAGVDTGRILAQRAVPVLDDDTVETLHERIKVQERELLVDVVQDLAHHQ; encoded by the coding sequence GTGACATTGCGCGTTGTCGTCCTCATTTCCGGAAGTGGCACGCTTCTGCAGGCCCTCATCGACTCCTGCCATCACCGCGATGTCGAGATCGTCGCGGTGGGCTCCGAGATGCCCGATGCGTACGGCCTGCAGCGAGCCCGCGAGGCTGGTGTCGACGTGTTCGTCGAGCCGCTGGCCAAGGGTGATGACCGTGCCGCCTGGGATCGGCGTCTCACCGACGACGTCGCACGCTACGAGCCCGATCTCGTCGTGTGTGCCGGGTTCATGAAACTGCTCGGACCGACCTTCCTGGATGCCTTCGGAGGTCGCACGATCAACTCCCATCCGGCCCTGCTGCCGTCGTTCCCCGGAATCCACGGCCCCCGAGACGCCCTGAACTACGGCGTCAAGATCACCGGGACGACGATCTTCATGGTCGACGCCGGCGTCGACACCGGAAGGATCCTCGCCCAGCGTGCCGTCCCGGTGCTGGACGACGACACCGTGGAGACCCTGCACGAACGCATCAAGGTCCAGGAGCGCGAACTTCTCGTCGACGTCGTGCAAGACCTTGCCCACCACCAATGA
- the ribH gene encoding 6,7-dimethyl-8-ribityllumazine synthase, whose product MSTRTSFSGPAAPDLTGLRGDGLKVAIVAAQWHQEIMDALVDGATRGLAESGIDEPRVVRVPGTFELPVVCSRLASSMMFDALVALGVVIRGGTPHFDYVCQAATSGITQVCVNTGVPIGFGVLTCDDEQQAVDRAGLPESREDKGFEAAQAAIATHQAIRSIGC is encoded by the coding sequence ATGAGCACCCGAACCAGTTTCTCCGGGCCTGCCGCCCCAGACCTCACCGGACTGCGCGGTGATGGGCTCAAGGTGGCCATCGTCGCCGCCCAGTGGCATCAGGAGATCATGGATGCCCTCGTCGACGGGGCCACCCGCGGTCTGGCTGAATCTGGGATCGACGAGCCGCGGGTCGTGCGCGTGCCGGGCACCTTCGAGCTGCCCGTGGTGTGCTCCCGACTTGCCTCCTCCATGATGTTCGACGCCCTGGTCGCCCTGGGGGTCGTCATCCGCGGCGGAACCCCGCATTTCGACTACGTCTGTCAGGCGGCGACGAGCGGCATCACCCAGGTGTGCGTCAACACAGGTGTGCCGATTGGGTTCGGGGTGCTCACCTGTGATGACGAGCAGCAGGCCGTCGACCGAGCTGGTCTCCCGGAGTCGCGGGAGGACAAGGGGTTCGAGGCGGCACAGGCTGCGATTGCCACCCACCAGGCGATTCGGTCCATCGGCTGCTGA
- the ribB gene encoding 3,4-dihydroxy-2-butanone-4-phosphate synthase: MTFATIEHVLEQLRSGRPVLVLDDEDRENEGDAILAAELASPQWVGWMVRHTSGYLCAPMEDTRADRLGLPLMWSANTDPLRTRYTVSVDVSTSTTGISSVERAATTRALADPRTTSADLIRPGHVLPLRARDGGVLTRRGHTEAAVDLTRLAGLQAVGLIGEIVHDDGTCARTPDVLALGQAEGLDVITIESLANWRRSHEEQPSTTTPGSSTTRVSPTVSAQLPTRHGVFTMTGYHDQLTGAEHVLLVAQRGLGDERQPLVRVHSECLTGDAFGSLRCDCGEQLQTAMQTVSDHGGAVILLRGQEGRGVGLLSKIAAYHVQDSGLDTVDAQTTLGLPVDAREYGAAVAILRDQGIDAVRLLTNNPDKVTGLRAGGITVEQVGLQIDPHTHDIDYLRTKRDRMGHLLTLPAEPDNALTATADPDDTDVPDGPTDKEIS; encoded by the coding sequence ATGACGTTTGCGACGATTGAGCATGTACTGGAGCAGCTGCGTTCCGGGCGTCCGGTGCTCGTCCTGGACGACGAGGATCGGGAGAACGAGGGGGACGCCATCCTTGCCGCCGAGCTCGCCAGTCCGCAATGGGTGGGATGGATGGTGCGGCACACCTCTGGGTACCTGTGCGCCCCGATGGAGGACACCCGCGCCGACCGACTCGGCCTGCCACTCATGTGGTCGGCGAACACCGATCCGCTGCGCACCCGCTACACCGTGTCGGTGGATGTCTCGACCTCGACCACCGGGATCAGCTCGGTGGAACGGGCCGCCACGACTCGCGCTCTGGCCGACCCACGTACCACCTCCGCCGATCTCATTCGCCCCGGCCACGTCCTGCCGCTGCGTGCGCGGGACGGGGGTGTGCTCACCCGTCGTGGCCACACCGAGGCCGCCGTAGACCTCACCCGGCTGGCCGGTCTGCAGGCCGTGGGGCTCATCGGCGAGATCGTCCACGACGACGGCACCTGCGCCCGTACCCCAGACGTCCTGGCTCTGGGGCAGGCCGAGGGCCTCGACGTCATCACCATCGAGTCGCTGGCGAACTGGCGTCGATCCCATGAGGAACAGCCATCCACCACGACGCCAGGCAGCAGCACGACCCGGGTGAGTCCCACGGTGAGTGCCCAGTTGCCCACTCGTCATGGCGTGTTCACCATGACCGGTTACCACGATCAGCTCACCGGCGCCGAACACGTCCTGCTCGTGGCCCAGCGCGGTCTGGGGGACGAGCGTCAGCCACTGGTGCGGGTGCACTCGGAGTGCCTCACCGGCGACGCCTTCGGCTCCTTGCGGTGTGACTGCGGGGAGCAGCTGCAGACTGCGATGCAGACGGTCTCCGATCACGGTGGTGCCGTCATCCTGCTACGTGGCCAGGAAGGACGCGGTGTTGGGCTGCTGAGCAAGATCGCCGCCTACCACGTCCAGGACAGCGGGCTCGACACGGTCGATGCTCAGACCACCCTGGGGCTGCCGGTCGACGCCCGGGAGTACGGCGCTGCAGTGGCCATCCTGCGCGATCAGGGCATTGACGCGGTACGGCTGCTCACGAACAATCCCGACAAGGTGACGGGTCTGCGTGCCGGCGGCATCACCGTCGAGCAGGTGGGGCTGCAGATCGACCCACACACCCACGACATCGACTATCTGCGTACCAAACGTGACCGGATGGGCCATCTGCTCACCCTGCCTGCCGAGCCCGACAATGCCCTCACTGCCACAGCCGATCCGGACGACACCGATGTGCCAGACGGCCCCACCGACAAGGAGATCTCATGA